The Leptospira brenneri genomic sequence TCTCGATGCATATTTAGCCCAAGATCCAAAATCCCGTGTAGCTTGCGAAACCCTTGTGACAACAAACCTTGTTGTGATTGCTGGTGAGATCACTAGTAAAGGAAAAGTGGACACACAAGAAATCGCTCGTGATGTGATCCGTAAAATCGGTTATAACGATATCAATATGTACTTTGATGCAGACTTCGCAGTGGTTGCCTCTCATGTGCACGCTCAGTCTCCTGACATTGCCCAAGGGGTAAACGAAGGGGAAGGACTTCATACTGAACAAGGTGCTGGAGACCAAGGTCTTATGTTTGGTTTTGCAATTGCAGAAACTCCAGAGCTTATGCCGGCTCCTCTTTACTACTCTCACAAACTTTTAGAACACTTATCTGACCTTCGTCACACTGGTAAAATTGATTGGCTTCGTCCTGATGCAAAATCACAAGTTACCATTCAATATGAAGATGGAAAACCGAAGAAAGTAGACACTGTGGTGATCTCTACTCAACACAAACCAGGTGTCACACACAAACAAATCGAAGAAGCAGTGATTGAGGAATGTATTAAAAAAATGATTCCTAAAGAACTTCTTGTAAACACTCGTTATTTTATTAACCCTACTGGTAAATTTGAAATTGGTGGGCCACATGGTGATACAGGTCTTACTGGACGTAAGATCATTGTAGATACTTACGGTGGAATGGGTCGTCATGGTGGTGGTGCTTTCTCTGGAAAAGATCCATCTAAGGTAGATCGTTCTGCAGCATATATCGGCCGTTATATTGCGAAAAACGTTGTAGCTGCTGGTCTTGCTCACAAATGTGAAGTACAACTTGCTTATGCGATTGGTGTTGCTGAACCAGTATCTGTTCTTGTGGATACATTCGGAACAGGAACTATTTCTGATGAAGAAATCTCAAAACGAGTTTTAGCAAATTTCAAACTCACTCCAAAAGGAATTGTAGATGGTTTAGATCTTCTTGGAAAAGGAAGAAAATACCAAGAAACTGCAGCTTACGGTCACTTTGGTAGAACTGGTAATACATTTACTTGGGAAAAAACTGATAAAGCTGAAGCTTTAAAAAAAGGATAATTATGGGAGCTCCTAGCCAATCCACAGCAGATAAAAAAGCAACAAGAGATGCTTACGGCGAAGCCTTAGTTGAGTTAGGTGCTTCTAGACAAGATGTCGTAGTTTTAGATGCGGACCTTTCTGGTTCCACTAAAACTGCGGATTTTAAGAAAAAATATCCGGAACGTTTTTTTAATGTCGGGGTCGCTGAACAAAACTTAGTTGGTCATGCGGCCGGCCTTGCCCTTTCTGGGTTTGTTCCTTTTGCTTCTAGTTTTGCTATGTTTTTATCGGGTAGAGCTTGGGAAGTGGTTCGTAACAGTGTGGTTTACCCAAAAGTAAACGTAAAACTAGTTGCTTCTCATGGTGGAATCACTGTGGGAGAAGACGGTGCTTCTCACCAATGTATTGAAGATTTTGCGATCATGCGTGTCATTCCTGAAATGACAGTAATTTGCCCTTCTGATTTTAACGAAACCAAACAAGTCATTCATGCGATTGCCGATTATAAAGGCCCTGTTTATGTAAGGGTTGGTCGTCCGGCCATTCCTGTGATCGAAAGAGAAAACTACAAATTCCAAATTGGAAAAGCAGAAGTAATGGCAGAAGGTAAAGATGTTTGTATCATTGCCAATGGTGTTATGGTAAATGAAGCCATCACTGCCGTGAGTCTCTTAAAAGAAAAAGGAATTAATGCGAGCCTACTCAATATGGCTACCATCAAACCTTTGGACAAAGATGCCATCATCGCCAAAGCAAAAGAATGTGGTGCCGTAGTCACTTGTGAAGAGCATAATGTCATTGGTGGTCTTGGTTCTGCTGTTTCGGAACTTCTTTCAGAAGAGTATCCAGTTCCTGTGATCAAAGTGGGGATGAAAGATACATTCGGAAAGTCTGGAACTTGGAGTGGTCTTCTTGATTACTTCGGTCTCCGTGCAAAAGACGTTGTCTCTCACGCGGAGCTTGCTATTTCCAAAAAGAAAAAATAAGGTTTTGGTTGGTATGACCGGTTCAGGAGCATCCCAACCTTCCATCTTAGAAGAAACCGAAGTAAGGCCACGACTTAGTGACGGGCCTTGGAAGGTTGTACTTTGGGATGATGACTTTCATACCTACGAATACGTAATCGAAATGTTAATGGATGTCTGTCAGATGCCTTGGGAAAAAGCCTTCCAACATGCAATCGAAGTGGACACTCGAAAAAAAACCATTGTATTCTCTGGGGAATTGGAACACGCCGAATTTGTCCATGAAAGAATCTTAAACTATGGTCCCGACCCAAGAATGGGTTCATCAAAAGGTTCTATGACTGCTACATTAGAGCAGTGAACTAAAAAATATTATAAAACTCTTAAACCATTCTACAACAGTGAATGTAGTATCATTTGATAAATCATCGAATCTACTGATTTTACAAATTTACCTACATCTTACGTTCTAAAGCATAATTCCGTTCAGGAACCAGAAGCGAAGAAACAGATTCGTTGGTATCTACTTTGATATTCGTGGATGGATTGTAAGTATCCAACATATAATCTCCATCTACAATGAATTGGTAATGGTATTCACCCGGAAGTAATTTCTTTTCGAGAGTAAATACTCCTTTACGATCTTTTTTCAAAAAATCATGTTCTGGGTTCCAGTCATTGAAACTTCCTACCACACGAACCACTTCCGCGTTCGGTAAATAAATTTGAAATTTAACCGTTCGGAGGTCCCGTTCTTCATTTGCGGAATCTTCGAGAACCATAGTTTTGGTTTGACGATCCGTGTCCTTTTGATCCAAAACAAAACGAGAATAGTAAGACCCTGATCCATCTTCTAATTTATCAAAGTTTTCTGGATCATAGGTGAGAAGTCCATTCACACGGAACTTGTATTCATAGATAGGATCTTCTTCGTAAGCTTCCGTGATTTGGGTGGGTTCGATGACAGTATAATAAATTCCGTATTGGTTCCGTTTCATATCGGAACATTCCCAATTGTTAAAACTTCCACAAATTTCCACTGACTCATCGCGGAGTCCATTGTAAGTAAAAAGAATCCCTCTATGCATGAGTTGGCCTGAGGAAACATAGGACTCTACATCAAGATAACGAATGTAACGTGGAGCGATATTTTTTTTAAGACTCTCTAGTTGCCAGAGGTAATAAACGGTATCCTGGTTTTCAGTTTCATCTGACATCTCCAGTTCCCCTGAGGAAAAACTTCCAATCCAGTCCATGCCGTCCTCGGCAAAGATTCCGATTCCTGTGAAAAAGAGTAAAAATAGGGCGATTCGGATGGATTTCGATTTCATCATACTGGTAGGTTTTGCTCAGTCCTTCTAGATTATTTTCGGCAGAAATGAAAAAAGAGAGTGAAAGGTTTTTTTCTCGGTGAACCATCTGACATAATAAAAAAAATATTCTGTCATTTTCAGAAGGGGCCGATAATTCATTAGGAATAGACCCTTAAATGGCTGAGCCGATAGACAAATTGAGTCCGGAAGAAATCACACAAATCGAGACGATGTTTTCGGCTCTCAATAAAAATCCGCTCTCATCGGAAGAACTCAATCCGATGGCGAAGGTTTTACGTGAGAAACTGGGATACACTAGCCCCATCGTACCTTCCGAGCCAGAAGCAGATTCTGGGGAAGATTCCGGTTCTGCCTTTGATGATTTTGATAACGAAGGGGCAGGGGACGGAGATGCGGGAGACCCTTTCTCTGGCCTTGATGATGGGGATGACGATTTCGGTCCACCCAAGCTTCCAGACCGTGAGGCGGAAGAAGACGACGGAATTGATTTAGATGAACTTCTTGGTGAAGACTCACCGAAACCCAGCCAAACCCCTGCTGCCACTGATGATTTTGATTTTGATGCTCCCATAAATACCGAAGGTTCGGATCCATTTGCCTCAGATTCTGGAACCTCTGAAGAAGCTGACCCATTTGCGGACATGGGTGCCACTCCGACTCCAACAGAAAGTTTTGGAGATGATCCCTTCGCGAATTTAGATGCGATTGATGAAGCTCCTATAGAAGAAAAACCGACTCCTGATTTTGGAGATGATCCTTTTGCTAACTTAGGTGGAGATGATACTCCTCCCACTACCGACGAAGACTTGTTTGCTGGGTTTGATTCTGGATCGGATGAACCGGCTTCTGGTGGGGATGACTTTGATTTTGGCGGTGGAACCGATACTCCGGCTACCGGCGATGACCCATTTGCAGATATGGGTGCGACTCCTACACCTACCGAAAGTTTTGGTGATGACCCTTTTGGTGGGTTTGATGCACC encodes the following:
- the metK gene encoding methionine adenosyltransferase, with translation MSSLKNYIFTSESVSEGHPDKVCDQISDAILDAYLAQDPKSRVACETLVTTNLVVIAGEITSKGKVDTQEIARDVIRKIGYNDINMYFDADFAVVASHVHAQSPDIAQGVNEGEGLHTEQGAGDQGLMFGFAIAETPELMPAPLYYSHKLLEHLSDLRHTGKIDWLRPDAKSQVTIQYEDGKPKKVDTVVISTQHKPGVTHKQIEEAVIEECIKKMIPKELLVNTRYFINPTGKFEIGGPHGDTGLTGRKIIVDTYGGMGRHGGGAFSGKDPSKVDRSAAYIGRYIAKNVVAAGLAHKCEVQLAYAIGVAEPVSVLVDTFGTGTISDEEISKRVLANFKLTPKGIVDGLDLLGKGRKYQETAAYGHFGRTGNTFTWEKTDKAEALKKG
- a CDS encoding transketolase family protein → MGAPSQSTADKKATRDAYGEALVELGASRQDVVVLDADLSGSTKTADFKKKYPERFFNVGVAEQNLVGHAAGLALSGFVPFASSFAMFLSGRAWEVVRNSVVYPKVNVKLVASHGGITVGEDGASHQCIEDFAIMRVIPEMTVICPSDFNETKQVIHAIADYKGPVYVRVGRPAIPVIERENYKFQIGKAEVMAEGKDVCIIANGVMVNEAITAVSLLKEKGINASLLNMATIKPLDKDAIIAKAKECGAVVTCEEHNVIGGLGSAVSELLSEEYPVPVIKVGMKDTFGKSGTWSGLLDYFGLRAKDVVSHAELAISKKKK
- a CDS encoding ATP-dependent Clp protease adaptor ClpS gives rise to the protein MTGSGASQPSILEETEVRPRLSDGPWKVVLWDDDFHTYEYVIEMLMDVCQMPWEKAFQHAIEVDTRKKTIVFSGELEHAEFVHERILNYGPDPRMGSSKGSMTATLEQ
- a CDS encoding glycogen-binding domain-containing protein encodes the protein MMKSKSIRIALFLLFFTGIGIFAEDGMDWIGSFSSGELEMSDETENQDTVYYLWQLESLKKNIAPRYIRYLDVESYVSSGQLMHRGILFTYNGLRDESVEICGSFNNWECSDMKRNQYGIYYTVIEPTQITEAYEEDPIYEYKFRVNGLLTYDPENFDKLEDGSGSYYSRFVLDQKDTDRQTKTMVLEDSANEERDLRTVKFQIYLPNAEVVRVVGSFNDWNPEHDFLKKDRKGVFTLEKKLLPGEYHYQFIVDGDYMLDTYNPSTNIKVDTNESVSSLLVPERNYALERKM